In one Lycium barbarum isolate Lr01 chromosome 7, ASM1917538v2, whole genome shotgun sequence genomic region, the following are encoded:
- the LOC132601513 gene encoding uncharacterized protein LOC132601513: MDEEDAEKTAFTTPWGTYCYRVMPFGLKNAGATYMRAMTTILHDMMNKEIEVYVDDVIIKSKTQADHVRDLRKFFERLRKYNLKRNPAKCAFGVPSGKLLGFIVSRRGIELDPSKIKAIRELPPPKNRTEVISLLSRLNYISRFIAQLTTTCEPIFKLLKKDAAVKWTDECQEAFDKIKEYLSNPPVLVPPEPGRPLFLYLSVMDNSFGCVLGQHDATGKKEQTIYYLSKKFTSYEVKYTFFERTCCALTWVAQKLKHYLSSYTTHLISRMDPLKYIFQKPMSSGRLTKWQILLTEFDIVYVTRTAIKAQALADHLAENPVDDEYEPLNTYFPDEEINSVEEEVRDDSHVWKLYFDGAVNIKGVGIGAILISPMGNHYPATARLRFFCTNNTADYEACIMGLNMAIHLDAHELKVLGDSDLLIRQAQGEWETRDIKLIPYKQCLEDLIKRFKSIKFRHIPRFHNELVDALATLASMLPYPDNAYINPLEIQIRDQHGYCNTIEVEPDGEPWYHDIKRYLKTKQYPIHADGDQKRTIRRLSNGFFLRGEILYKRTPNLNLLRCVNTQEAEMIMNEVHSGVCGPHMNDYVLPKKILRAGYYWLTMERYCFRFVRKCHQCQIHNDKIHSPPSELHPMSAPWPFVAWGIDVIGPIEPKVSNGHRFILVAIDYFTKWVEAVTFKSVTKKVVVDFIHSNIICRFGIPKTIITDNAANLNSHLIKEVCEQFKIVHHNSTPYRPKANGAVEAANKNIKKILRKMIQGSRQWQEKLPFALLGYRTTIRTSVGATPYLLVYGTEAVIPAKVEIPSLRIIVEAEIDYTEWVKSRLDQLSLIDEKRLTAVCFGQLYQQRMARAYNKKVHPRHFEVGQLVMKRILPHQ, encoded by the coding sequence ATGGATGAAGAGGATGCAGAAAAGACCGCCTTCACCACCCCATGGGGTACTTACTGTTACAGGGTTATGCCATTTGGTTTGAAGAACGCAGGGGCAActtacatgagagctatgactactaTTTTGCACGACATGATGAATAAAGAAATCGAAGTATACGTCGATGATGTGATCATTAAGTCCAAAACTCAAGCTGACCATGTGCGTGATCTGAGAAAGTTCTTTGAAAGATTGCGCAAATACAACCTCAAGCGCAATCCAGCCAAGTGTGCATTTGGAGTTCCATCTGGGAAACTTCTAGGGTTTATAGTTAGTCGGCGAGGAATTGAATTAGACCCTTCCAAGATAAAGGCCATTCGGGAATTACCGCCACCAAAGAACAGAACTGAAGTCATAAGTCTTCTTAGTAGGTTGAACTATATCAGTAGGTTCATCGCTCAGCTCACCACTACATGTGAGCCCATATTCAAGCTGTTGAAGAAGGATGCCGCTGTCAAGTGGACAGACGAGTGTCAAGAGGCTTTTGATAAAATTAAGGAATATTTGTCTAACCCTCCAGTGCTTGTCCCGCCAGAACCGGGTAGGCCTTTGTTTTTGTATCTATCAGTGATGGATAATTCCTTTGGTTGCGTTCTAGGACAACATGATGCCACAGGCAAGAAGGAACAAACGATCtattatttgagcaagaagttcacaagCTATGAGGTAAAATACACATTTTTTGAAAGAACgtgttgtgctttgacttgggtcGCCCAGAAACTGAAGCACTATCTTTCATCCTATACGACTCACCTCATATCTCGAATGGATCCTTTGAAGTATATCTTTCAGAAACCTATGTCGAGTGGAAGGTTAACAAAGTGGCAGATTTTACTTACGGAGTTCGACATTGTCTATGTCACCCGCACTGCTATAAAAGCACAAGCATTGGccgatcatttggcagaaaaccCAGTTGACGATGAGTATGAGCCTTTGAATACTTACTTTCCTGACGAAGAGATTAATTCAGTTGAGGAGGAAGTTCGCGATGACAGTCACGTATGGAAattatactttgatggagcggtcAACATTAAAGGTGTCGGGATTGGGGCAATTCTCATTTCACCAATGGGGAATCATTATCCCGCCACGGCACGACTTCGCTTCTTTTGTACCAATAATACAGCGGATTATGAAGCTTGCATAATGGGTTTAAACATGGCAATACATCTGGATGCACACGAGTTAAAAGTTTTGGGAGATTCTGACTTACTTATTCGGCAGGCTCAGGGTGAATGGGAAACTCGAGATATCAAGCTCATTCCGTACAAACAATGTTTGGAAGACCTTATCAAAAGGTTTAAGTCGATCAAGTTCAGACATATTCCCAGATTTCACAATGAGTTGGTTGATGCTTTAGCCACTTTAGCCTCAATGCTTCCATACCCAGACAATGCTTACATTAATCCGTTGGAGATTCAGATTAGGGATCAACATGGTTATTGCAATACAATTGAAGTAGAGCCAGATGGTGAGCCATGGTATCACGATATCAAAAGATACTTAAAAACAAAACAATATCCAATACATGCCGATGGAGATCAAAAAAGAACTATCAGGCGACTTTCCAATGGTTTCTTTCTGAGAGGGGAGATCTTATACAAAAGGACCCCGAATTTGAATTTGTTGAGATGTGTGAATACCCAAGAAGCTGAAATGATCATGAATGAAGTGCACTCCGGAGTATGTGGCCCGCACATGAACGATTATGTTCTACCAAAGAAGATTCTTCGAGCAGGATACTATTGGCTTACCATGGAGCGATATTGTTTTCGCTTTGTTCGCAAGTGTCATCAATGCCAAATTCACAATGACAAAATTCATTCTCCCCCGTCGGAGTTGCACCCTATGTCTGCTCCTTGGCCTTTTGTAGCTTGGGGGATAGATGTTATTGGGCCAATTGAGCCAAAAGTTTCTAATGGGCACAGATTCATTCTAGTtgccattgactacttcaccaaatgggtagaAGCTGTTACGTTCAAATCAGTCACCAAGAAAGTGGTGGTAGACTTTATTCACTCTAACATCATATGTCGTTTTGGTATACCAAAGACCATTATCACGGACAATGCAGCCAACCTTAATAGTCATCTCATCAAGGAGGTATGTGAGCAGTTTAAAATTGTGCATCACAACTCTACCCCTTATCGACCTAAAGCCAATGGAGCTGTTGAAGCTGcaaacaaaaacatcaaaaagaTCCTCAGGAAGATGATACAAGGATCCAGGCAATGGCAAGAGAAATTGCCTTTTGCTCTTTTAGGGTACCGCACGACTATCCGCACGTCTGTTGGCGCAACTCCTTACTTATTGGTTTATGGAACTGAGGCGGTCATACCAGCAAAAGTAGAGATCCCCTCTCTTCGAATCATTGTTGAAGCAGAGATTGATTACACTGAATGGGTCAAGTCTAGACTAGACCAATTATCGTTAATCGATGAAAAGCGGTTGACAGCAGTTTGTTTTGGCCAGTTATACCAGCAAAGGATGGCTCGCGCTTACAACAAGAAGGTGCATCCAAGACATTTTGAGGTGGGACAACTTGTTATGAAACGCATCCTTCCGCACCAATAA